The Oncorhynchus kisutch isolate 150728-3 linkage group LG14, Okis_V2, whole genome shotgun sequence genomic sequence atataaaaaataatatatattatattctataaaagtttatatatatatatatatatataaaattagcacttttttaaactaggcaagtcagttaagactgATGATCGTCTAGGAactgggggttaactgccttgttcagaggcagagcgacagatttttaccttgtcagctcagggattcaatcttgcaaccttacagttaactcgtccaacgcctctcattgcactccacgaggagcctgcctgttacgcgaatgcagtaagaagccaagctAAGTTAGccttaaacttatcttataaaaaaacaatccgtcataatcactagttaactacacatagttgatgatattgctagtttatctagcgtgtcctgcgttgcatataatcagtgcgcatttgcaaaaaaggactcgttgctccaacgtgtacctaaacatcaatgcctttcttaaaatcaatacacaagtatatatttttaaacctgcgtatttagctaaaagaaatccaggttaacaggaaatattaaccaggtgaaatgtcacttgcgttcattgcacgcagagtttcggtatatgcaacagtttgggccgccttgCTCATTGCCAGGCTCAtcaattttacgtaattatgtcataacattgaaggttgtgcaatgtaacaggaatatttagccacctgttagataaaatacggaacggttccgtatttcactgaaagaataaacgttttgtgaGACGATAGTttacggattcgaccatattaatgacctaaggctcgtatttctgtgtgttttgttataattaggtctatgatttgatagagcagtctgactgagcgatggtaggtaccagcaggctcgtaagcattcattcaaactttccTGCATTTGAATGCAGCTCTTCACagtgcttcaagcattgtgctgtttatgacttcaagcctatcaactcctgagattaggctggtgtaaccgatgtgaaatggctagctagttagcggactgcgcgctaatagcgtttcaaacgtcattcggctctgagacttggagtagttgttccccttgctctgcatgggtaacgctgcttcgagggtggctggtgtcgatgtgttcctggttcgagtccaggtaggagtgaggagagggacggaagctatatggttacactggcaatactaaagtgtctataagaacatccaatgaatgaaatacaaatcgtatagagagaaatagtcctataattcctataataactacaacctaaaacttcttacctgggaatattgaatactcgtgttaaaaggaaccaccagctttcatatgttctgagcaaggaacttaaacgttagctttcttacatggcacatattgcactttcttctccaacactttatttttgcatttaattaaaccaaattgaacatgtttcattatttatgaggctaaattgattttattgatgtattatatttagttaaaataagtgttcattcagttttCCTGTAATTGTcaatattacaaataaatgttttttttaatcgtCTGATTGATCGgaatcggctttttttggtcctccaataattggtttTGGCGCTGAAAAATCATGATTGGTCGACCTCTATCAACAATTATTGGTGAATCTTTCATATCTGCaaaatacactgaacagaaatataaacgcaacacacaacaatttcaaagattttactgagttacagctcataaggaagtcagtcaattgaaatatatttattaggccctaatctatagatttcatatgactgggaatacatatatGCTTCTGTTGGTCAAGATACAAGCCccatttttttaatgtatttaaggtatcagaaaatcagtcagtatctggtgtgaccaccatttgcctcatgcagcgcgacacatctcctttgcatagagttgatcaggctgttgattttagcctgtggaatgttgtcccattcctcttcaatggctttgtgaagttgctggatattggcgggaactggaacgcgctgtcgtacacgtcgatccagagcatcccgaacatgctcaacgagtgacatgtctggtgaatatgcagaCAATAGATGAACTTGGATATTTTCagttccaggaattgtgtacagatccttgcagtgcattatcatgccgaaacatgaagtgatggagGCGAatgaatgacacgacaatgggcctcaatctcgtcacggtatctgtgCATGCAAATTGCCACCAATAAATTGCAGTTGTGTTTGTTgcctgtagcttatgcctgcctgtaCCATAAACCCACcggcaccatggggcactctgttcacaacgttgacataagcaaaccgctcgcccacgaCGTGAACACGATACAAACATGTTTGCTATCTGcatggtacagttgaaaccgccattcatctttatttttatttattttattttacctttatttaaccaggtaggcaagttgagaacaagttctcatttacaattgcgacctggccaagataaagcaaagcagttcgacagataaaacgacacagagttacacatggagtaaaaacaaacatacagtcaataatacagtataaacaagtctatatacaatgtgagcaaatgaggtgagaagggaggtaaaggcaaaaaaaggccatgatggcaaagtaaatacaatatagcaagtaaaatactggaatggtagttttgcaatggaagaatgtgcaaagtagaaataaaaaataatggggcgcaaaggagcaaaataaataaataaataaaaattaaatacagttgggaaagaggtagttgtttgggctaaattataggtgggctatgtacaggtgcagtaatctgtgagctgctctgacagttggtgcttaaagttagtgagggagataagtgtttccagtttcagagatttttgtagttcgttccagtcattggcagcagagaactggaaggagaggcggccaaagaaagaattggttttgggggtgactagagagatatacctgctggagcgtgtgctacaggtgggagatgctatggtgaccagcgagctgagataaggggggactttacctagcagggtcttgtagatgacatggagccagtgggtttggcgacgagtatgaagcgagggccagccaacgagagcgtacaggtcgcaatggtgggtagtatatggggctttggtgataaaacggattgcactgtgatagactgcatccaatttgttgagtagggtattggaggctattttgtaaatgacatcgccaaagtcgaggattggtaggatggtcagttttacaagggtatgtttggcagcatgagtgaaggatgctttgttgcgaaataggaagccaattctagatttaactttggattggagatgtttgatatgggtctggaaggagagtttacagtctaaccagacacctaagtatttgtagttgtccacgtattctaagtcagagccgtccagagtagtgatgttggacaggcgggtaggtgcaggtagcgatcggttgaagagcatgcatttagttttacttgtatttaagagcaattggaggccacggaaggagagttgtatggcattgaagcttgcctggagggttgttaacacagtgtccaaagaagggccggaagtatacagaatggtgtcgtctgcgtagaggtggatcagggactcaccagcagtgAGGTGAGGagtacacttctccagcatgctaGTGGCtgttgaaggtgagcatttgcccgcTGAAGTTGGTTACGAGTCAGAACTGCAGTCGGGTCAAGACActggtgaggatgatgagcatgcggatgagcttccctgagacagtttctgacagtttacacagaaattctttggttgagCAAAAACCCACTGTTAAATCAACTGTCCGTGTGGCAgatctcagacaatcccgcataTGAAGAAGCCGGGTGTGGCGGTCCTGGACTGTCGTGGTTAcgtgtggtctgcggttgtgaggctggttgaatgtactgccaaattctctgaaacggtggaggcggcttatggtagagaaataaacaattttttttgtcaacagctctggtggacattcctgcagtcggcatgccaattgcacgctcccttgagacatctgtggcattgtgtgacaactgcacattaaGTGTGCTTTTATTGTCCTCAACacgaggtgcacctgtgtaatgatcatgctgttgtgatttgacaggtgtggcatatccaagaagccgattaaacagcatgaccatgtGTAAATACACCAGCCAATGACCTCTACATCTGGCTTTTTTACCCTTGGCCCCTGAGTaacgcagcgatctaaggcactggaggcgtcactacagcaccctggttcgaatccaggctgtatcacaactggccgtgattgggagtcccacagggtggtgcacaattggcccagagtcgtccaggtttggccggtgttggcgttattgtaaataagaatgtattcttaactgacttgcctagttaaataaatttaattgtctgagactagccacccagacagcttttTCTGTCTGTTATAAAACCCCTTTGTCGGGAATTtgttctgattggttgggccTGGCTCCACAGTGGGTTGACAAATGAGTCAAAGGGTGCAATTGGGCTCTAGCCTATTATGTTTTTGACATAAGGCAAGCCAAATAGTTTCAATCTAATGGGTACCATTCATTTATTTTGTGTGAAGTAAAACTATAGTTGCATGCCCCTGATGACTTTTGATGACTTTCAATTATAAAATGCAGGTGAAGTGGGTTTAAATGCATATTGTGTGAAAATAtattagtaccagtcaaaagtttgacacctactcattcagggctttttaaaaactattttctacattgaggaataatagtgacgacatcacaactatgaaataacacatggaatcatgtagtatccaaaaaagtcGAAAGAATCAATATATTTTAgatggccaccctttgccttgacaggtttgcacacttggcattctctcaaccagcttcatgaggaattatttccaacagacttgaaggagttcccacatatgctgagcacttgttttctgcttttccttcattctgcggtccaactcatcccaaaccatctcaattgggttgaggtccggTGATTGTGGATGCTAGGTCATCTAATACAGCACTCAATCaccctccttggtcaaataggccttacacagcctggaggtgtgttttgggtcattgtcctgttgaaaaacaaatgatagtcccacaaagcgcGAACCAGgttggatggcgtatcgctgcagaatgctgacacggtggttgtaaccaaaaatctcaaatttggacttatcagacaaaagggcagatttccaccagtcgaATGTCCCTtgcttgtttcttggcccaagcaagtctcttcttattattggtgttctttaggtagtggtttctttgctgcaattctaccatgaaggcctgattttaATTAGGGATGATTTCATAACAATCGTCATTTTTGGATGGAGATTATGGCTGATTACATTGTATTCCACGAGGAAACTGAGTgtcaggctgaccacctgttacgtggGTGCTTCAAGGAGccaggtaagttgctagctagcattaaacttatcttgtaagaaaacaatcaatcttcacataatcactagttaactgcacatggttgatgatattaggTTAACTAGctttgtcctgcgttgcatataatcaatgctgtGCCTGTTAAGTTATCATCGAATCACatcctacttcgccaaacgggtgatttattTAACAAAAGAACACCCGTGAAAATAGGagaatcgttgcacgaatgtacctaataATAAACATCAgtacctttcttaaaatcaatacacagaggtatatattttttaacctgcatatttagttaaaataaattaatgttaacttgcagtattaactagggaaattagagtcagggtatatgcaacagtttggaccGCCTGGCTTGTTgccaactaatttgccagaattttatataattataacaACATTGATGGTTGCgcaatgtaacatcaatatttAGACTCATGTATGCCACCCGTTAgctaaaatacggaacggttccgtatttcactaaaagaataaacgttttgttttttctaaattatagtttccgtatttgaccatattaatgaccaaaggctcgtatttctgtgtttattaaaTTATAATTAagcctatgatttgatatttgattgagcagtctgactgagcagtggtaggcagcagtcggctcgtaagcattcattcaaactttcctgcgtttgccagcagctcttagcaatacTTGAATCACAGcgctgtttgacttcaagcctattaactcctgagattaggctgcaatactaaagtgcctattagaacatccaatagtcaaaggtgtatgaaatacaaatagtatagagagaaatagtcaacgTGTcttaattcctataataactacaacctaaaacgtcttaacttggaatattgaagaactgggaatattgaaccaccagctttcatatgttctgagcaaggaacttaaacgctAGATTTTTTTACATGGCATATATTGCACTTGTACTTCTCCAatactgtgtttttgcattatttaaatcaaattgagcttgtttcattatttgaggttaaatagattttatttttattatgtatTCTATTAAGAATCGTTATCGGCTTTTTCTGGTCCTccaatcggtatcggcattgaaaaatcataatcggtcgacctctagtctgttacttcaactcagtttctttgggctgcaatctgaggtgcagttaacgctaatgaacttatcctctgcagcagagctacatttcctgtggcggtcctcatgagagctagtttcatcatagtgcttgatggtttttgcaactgcacatgtagaaactttcaaagtttttgaaatgttctgcattgactgaccttcatgtcttaaagtaatgatggactgtcgttcctctttgcttatttgagctgtttttgctataacatggacttggtcttttaccaaatagggatatcttctgtataccacccctaccttgtcacaacacaactgattggctcaaacgcattaagaaggaaagaaattccacagatGAACTTTTAACGAGGCACACCGGTTAATTGAGATGCGTTCCAGGTGacatcctcatgaagctggttaagagaatgccaaatcgtgtgcaaagctgtcaaggcaaatggtggctactttgaagaatctgaaatatttggatttgtttaacactttttttggggtactacatatgtgttatttcatagtttgaatgtatttatttttctacaacgtagaacatagtaaaaatgtagcgaaacccttgaatgagtaggtgtccaaacttttgactggtactgtatataataacaTTTTCTTTGTAATTTTATCCTCTTTTCTCCCcgatttcgtgatatccaattggtagttacgattttgtctcatcgctgcatctccccaatgggctcgagtgaggcaaaggtcaagtcatgtgtcctccgaaagaTGTCCCACCAAGCCgcgctgcttcttaacacactgctcgcttaacccggaagccagccgcaccaatgtgttggaggggACAACTGAAgtcgcctggcccgccacaaagAGTCGCTAGAACGTAATGACCCAAGGAAAtttccccggccaaaccctctgtTAATAACCCGAACGACGCCTGGCCAATTGAGCACGGTCCTATGGGGCTCCCGTCATGGCCGGCTGTTTCatagcctgggattgaaccccaCTCCAATGCactgccttagacagctgcgccactcgagagtcCTGAAATGCTGATTTCTAAAATCTAATGTGACCCCTGCTTCTACCATAGGCAAATATGTATAAAACTATTTGTTCATATCAAAAGGGGTGAGATCAAAAAGTAATTGAAATCAAATGGAATGACAAGCAACTTTGGTTCTCTGGGGCCATTGTCCTGTTTTTTGCTCTTTCATATCAGTGTCTGATTCTGACCTCAAAATGTAGGCCCTTTTGTGTTTCAATAAAGTAAATTATTGTAATCCTTTAGTACCTGCAGTTGGTTATATAACCAAATGCACCTTTAACAGAGTTGATGCCTGTTTTGGTCTACACAACAGTTCTTGTAAATAATAAATATTTTGAAGGCAcaaatgtttgtttacattttgaCAATTCTTAAGTTGGAAAATGAAGGTCTCCAGAGTTTAGTCTAGCGATAAGTGGTCATGTATGCCAACACTGGGAGctgaaaataatttgaaattatGCTTGGTAAATTCTCTGGGGATGAGGTGCTATCAAGCTCCCGGGCTATTTAACTTAATCCATATTTCTGTTTTTCCCCAGTCTTCGAGATCGTGACATCAACAGGCAGACAAAGAAGTGAAACACCTGTTCATCCTTCATCTCCCCAGCTGGATGCTGACAGCTTCACATTTTTGGTGAAAAATAAAGACTACAACTATAGAAGGAATCTAAAAACACTACGTAGACTGCATACTATTTATACTTTGTGTTTTATACATTGTATTCCAAATTAGGAAAATAACTTATTATTTAAAAGGACCTTTACCTGCTCTTCTTGGTTGTAACGTGTAAGCGGTAGGCATTAATTTGTATAAGAGGGGATAGACATTGGTAGCAGCGAGTCATTCTAGTTGTTCAAGAAGCATTACTTCCAGTAGCTGTGGCTATTGATCATTTGATTATTATTGGTGCGATATTGTTGTGGTTCAACAGTAGGGCGAGTGACCCAGGAACAACCTCCCATCAGTGAGCGGGAGATGTTCCAGTTCAGTAAGTACCCCTTGGACATTCTAGATATGCTAAGTGGACACCAAGCCCACCAGTTTAAAGGCCTTGGATTGGAAAGACAGTTCCAGCACCAACAGCAAGTCCAACTTCAGCACCAGCAACAGCTTCAGCAGCAGCACCAACAGCAGGGGGAGTCGTCAGGGGCTCTTCTATCTGGGCTTGGTCTGGGGTCTCTTCAGGGGTCTAGAAGTAATGCTTTTGCTGATTCGTCATCTATATTTGCCAAAATGAGTGCCCCACCACCAATATCACACCAGAGCCAGTCCTCATCCTCACACAGTTCACGGAAATCCAGCAAGATGAGCAGTAGTGTTAGTGGGAGCTCTGCTGCAGGATACCCACAATTCTTACGTCCGTTTCACCCTGCAGAAGCAGCGCTAGCCCAGGAGCAGCTGCACTCTGGAATGGGACGTTTTGACTTTGGGGGTAGTAGCAGTGGAGGATCTGGTGTTATTGGAGGAGTAGTTACATCTGCACCGCCACCCTTACACCCTGGCCTCTCTGTTCCCCAAGCCTCACCTGGACCATCCTCCTCCTCGCCCTCCCCATCAGCCTCATCGTCCGCCTCTAACAACCCTGGCAGTGCAGTTTCCTCCCTAGGGCAACCACTCGTTGGGCAGTCTGATCCACGTAGCTTACATCAGCAGTTCAGTTGCATGCTTGCCGCCAATCAGTACTTTCTTTCTGGTGTCCCGACCAACAGCAGTCTGGAGCAGTTTCTGGTTCAACAAGGGGGTCATAATCATCTTGGCCTGGGTTTGGGCCAAGGAGCTAGTGACTCGAGCTCAGCCCTTGCCCCACCTCCAGCTCTTCACTCCTCTCACAGTCATAGTCACTCCACTCCCCAGcctcaacagcagcagcaaccaTTGGCACCCCATGCTTTATCTCACTCTCACAGCCATACCCACCCACACCATCCTCTTCACCCAACACCTCAGCCGTCATCTCTGGGTGGCTTTGATTTCCAAGGTATTCCAGTTCTCTCCTCCAATCAGCTGGCTTCGTTGATGCAACAAGAGGCTAGTGGTATGcccctccctctaccactccatTTATCGCTTTCGAAAGATGAAGGGAAAGGAGACAGTGGAAGTGGTGGTAGCAGGAGAAAGAAGGCTATGGCTGGCTACCTTCCTCAGAGAAAAGCAGATGGCACCAGTCACAGCAGTGGTAGTAACTGCCACAGCAGCTCCACTGAACACAGTCAAAATTCAACCATTCAACCGGGCCTTGTAGGaggagccataaccagccttggTGTTAACCATTCATCAGTTCTCTCTTCAACACAACAGTCCTCCTCAAcggtctcctcttcctcctcagcccCTTCCTCATCCACAGCGTCTGTGTTGGTAGCTAATGATTCACAGCTACCTAAACCTGAAAATCTAAATCCCATGGCCTCCATGCCTTGTCAACCTGACCCTGAAGCCATCTACCACTGTGGTGAATGTGGAAAGACTTTCAGTCATCTTACAAGCCTTCGCAGGCATCTCCGTAGTCATGGTTTGACTTCTGAAGATGCCAAGCCAGACACTTCAAGCGAAGACAAAACATTCTGTTGCACTGAATGTGGAAAGGGTTTCAAGAAAAGGGGGCACCTCCTCCAGCATGGTGTTATCCATTCAGGGGCTCGTCCATTTGCATGTGGTGTCTGTCAACGGTCTTTCAACCGCCGTGAGTCCCTCACCAGGCATGAGAAAATCCATGATGATAAGCCTTTCCGATGCCCTGCTTGTGGTCGCTGCTTCCGAGAGAGCACCTCTTTGCTAAACCATGCTGCGTCTGGCACCTGTGGAAAGCCTGGAAGGAATTCCCGGCCCAGACCAAGTGGTAGTGGTGATAATCCAAGCTCATCAAGTGCGAGTAGCAGCAAAACTGTAATGGAGGCTGGAGGCAGTGGTACAGGTGATTACCAACGAGATGGCGCGAGCAAATTTGGCACAGATTATTCAAGGAACCGGCCATCATACCAGACATCCTACAGTGTCGATGACTACCGACGACAGCAGGCTAACCCATCTTGTTATTCTGGAGAGAGCTCCCATGGCAGTGGGATGTCAAGCCAGACACTCAGAAAGGCACCACTGGCTCCTACCTTACACCCACACCCTCAAAGTCAACAGCaacaccatctccatcaacaGCAACCCCATCTTCCTCTTTCATCTCTATTGGATGACTCTGAGGATGAGGTCACTAGCAGTGCCATGTCTGCCAttgctgcagctgctgctgcatCCTGCGAGATAAGTACTGGCGAGAGTCGAGGAGAGGAGCGAAGAGACATCATTGGAGGTTTGCTTGGAGGACTTGGCTTTGGGAATATGGGAGTCTCACCAGGTGGTCCATCATCTACATCTGAAATCGACAAGACCTACAGGTCAGGAAGTGGCTCTACCATCCCTTTAACCCATCCAAGCCAGCAGATGATGAATGCTAAACCGAAAAAGCCCCGCAAGCCTCGGCAGAAGAGAGAACCAGGACCTGATGGAATCATAGTTCGACAAAGAAGAAGTCGTGGAGAGGGAGAACGGCCATATTCATGCGGAGTTTGTGGTAAAGGATTCAGGAGACGTGAGACCCTGCGTCGGCATGACCGTGTTCATACAGGTGAAAAGCCACACCGGTGTGATGTTTGTGGGAAAGAGTTCCGGGAGTACTTCCATCTTACTAAACATTCCACTGTGCATTCTGGGCAGAAGAACTACAAATGTGACCTATGTGGTAAAGAGTTTGCTTACGCTCAGAGCTTGGTGAGACATGGAAAATTACACACAAAAGTGGAATTGGATGGTACACCAGGAGGAAAAATTGCTAAAGGCCATGGAGGGGTTATTAGTCAAGATGGAAATCAAGCAAACTCTCAATCTTATTATCCGTACCCTCAAGAAAAGTCTCAGGGGTCCAGCTCATCCACTCAGCCCCCTCAGCCTCCTCAGAAGCTCTTTACATGCACAACGTGCTGGAAATCCTTCCACCATCAGTTCCACTTGACAGCCCATCAACAAACTGTCCATGGTGGTGGAATAAGGGGTGAAAAGAATTTCTGCTGTGAGGTATGCGGGAAGGCCTTTGCTTATTCTAACAGCTTGTCCAGGCACAGGCAATCGCAACATGGATTGGGCCGCACCGGGTCGGCAAACCCACCAGCTGGTGGAACCCAACATCCTTCTCAAGCAGATCAGTACATCCCTCTTTTTGAATCAGGCCACCCCTTAACTTATCCGTCAGGCTCCTACATGCCAAACCAATCCTCCCAAGGTCAACACCGCCCTTTTCAGTTCCAGTCCCAAGAAGGATGGGTTGGTggcaagagaaaaagagagaaaaaaaggaggGTCGAATATCAAAGTATAATGAGAGGGGGGCAACTAGTAGGGGTTGCCTTGAATAAGGCCACGAGCAGGAGACTCAAAGTGATGAAGCGGAAAAAGGGAATAATGCATGAGAAGCTTAAGCAAAAGAAACTGCTCGCCCAGCTCctgaggatgagaggagggtaTAGAGTTAAACAATGGTGCGGAGGTGTGGTTAAGGTCAGTGGGCTGT encodes the following:
- the LOC109903639 gene encoding zinc finger protein 865-like, whose translation is MFQFSKYPLDILDMLSGHQAHQFKGLGLERQFQHQQQVQLQHQQQLQQQHQQQGESSGALLSGLGLGSLQGSRSNAFADSSSIFAKMSAPPPISHQSQSSSSHSSRKSSKMSSSVSGSSAAGYPQFLRPFHPAEAALAQEQLHSGMGRFDFGGSSSGGSGVIGGVVTSAPPPLHPGLSVPQASPGPSSSSPSPSASSSASNNPGSAVSSLGQPLVGQSDPRSLHQQFSCMLAANQYFLSGVPTNSSLEQFLVQQGGHNHLGLGLGQGASDSSSALAPPPALHSSHSHSHSTPQPQQQQQPLAPHALSHSHSHTHPHHPLHPTPQPSSLGGFDFQGIPVLSSNQLASLMQQEASGMPLPLPLHLSLSKDEGKGDSGSGGSRRKKAMAGYLPQRKADGTSHSSGSNCHSSSTEHSQNSTIQPGLVGGAITSLGVNHSSVLSSTQQSSSTVSSSSSAPSSSTASVLVANDSQLPKPENLNPMASMPCQPDPEAIYHCGECGKTFSHLTSLRRHLRSHGLTSEDAKPDTSSEDKTFCCTECGKGFKKRGHLLQHGVIHSGARPFACGVCQRSFNRRESLTRHEKIHDDKPFRCPACGRCFRESTSLLNHAASGTCGKPGRNSRPRPSGSGDNPSSSSASSSKTVMEAGGSGTGDYQRDGASKFGTDYSRNRPSYQTSYSVDDYRRQQANPSCYSGESSHGSGMSSQTLRKAPLAPTLHPHPQSQQQHHLHQQQPHLPLSSLLDDSEDEVTSSAMSAIAAAAAASCEISTGESRGEERRDIIGGLLGGLGFGNMGVSPGGPSSTSEIDKTYRSGSGSTIPLTHPSQQMMNAKPKKPRKPRQKREPGPDGIIVRQRRSRGEGERPYSCGVCGKGFRRRETLRRHDRVHTGEKPHRCDVCGKEFREYFHLTKHSTVHSGQKNYKCDLCGKEFAYAQSLVRHGKLHTKVELDGTPGGKIAKGHGGVISQDGNQANSQSYYPYPQEKSQGSSSSTQPPQPPQKLFTCTTCWKSFHHQFHLTAHQQTVHGGGIRGEKNFCCEVCGKAFAYSNSLSRHRQSQHGLGRTGSANPPAGGTQHPSQADQYIPLFESGHPLTYPSGSYMPNQSSQGQHRPFQFQSQEGWVGGKRKREKKRRVEYQSIMRGGQLVGVALNKATSRRLKVMKRKKGIMHEKLKQKKLLAQLLRMRGGYRVKQWCGGVVKVSGLSSMEVPIKRFPCQYCPSTTFASQAKLLLHRSVRHPPRNNGHQARLKCSVCGKRSRTLRKALIHRGRHLSQGRFSCPKCRSRFWNGSLLERHSVACQGQSMLGSGNWALKVNLPPREVVEKTAVKEGQGGLPGRTTVVTEYSH